The genomic segment AAAAACTGATTCATCAGGTAGAATGGGCCGTGGACCCATTCTACCTTTTTAGTCAAGTCAAGCCAAATGGGGGAAAAACCGGGCGATTTCCGCTTGGGCGTTTTCTGGGCTGTCGGAGGCGTGTATCACATTGTCGCTGACGTCGAGACCAAAATCCCCGCGGATGGTGCCCGGAAGTGCCTCCGCCGGATTGGTGGCTCCCACCATAGTCCTAACTACACTCACTACTCGGGGGCCCCGGAGAATGGCGAAAACCACCGGTCCCTTGGTCACCGCCCGGAGTAGTTCCGGGAAAAAGGGTTTGTCTTGATGATGGGCATAGTGGGCCCGGGCCTGCTCCTCCGTGATCTGTACCATCTGCAGATGTTCAATGACAATTCCCCGTCGCTCAAAGCGAGATAAGATTTCTCCCACCAGTCCCCTAGTTACCGCTTCCGGTTTGATGAAAATCAAGGTCCTTTCCTGATTGGACACGTTTCTCACCTCTTTTTAGAACAGTCCGGTGATGGTTCCGTCGGCGAAGATGTCCACCTTGGTGGCCGCAGGCTCCTTAGGTAACCCTGGCATGGTCAACACTTGTCCTGTGATGGGTACCAGGAAACCGGCCCCCAAGGAAGCGCGTATCTCCCGCACCGTGAGGGTGAAATTCTTCGGTGCCCCCTTCAAGGCGGGATTGTCACTGAGGGAGTGCTGGGTCTTGGCCACGCACAGGGGCAGTTTGTCGTAGCCTAGCTCCGTAAAACGCCGGACTGCTGCTTCCGCCTGATCCGTATAGACCACTTCACCGGCTCCGTAGATTTCCTTGGCGATGATCTCCATCTTGGTCTTAATGGGCAGATCCCAGGAATATAATGGGCGGAAATGGGGAGTCTCATACTCCAAGGCATCCAATACGGCCTCGGCCAGTTCGATACCGCCGGCCCCACCCTTGGCTACCACTTGGGAGCAGGCCACCCGCACATTCCGACTGTGGCAATAATCCATGACCAACTCTAATTCCTCCGGTGTATCGGTGGGGAACTGGTTCAGGGCCACTACCACCGGCAGGCCGAATTTCGTGAGGTTTTCAATATGTTTGTCCAGATTGGCCAGACCCACCTCCAGGGCGTTTAGATTTGTTTCTGCCGCGGCATGGTGCGGCACTCCTCCGTGCATATTCAAGGCCCGCACCGAGGCCACCAGCACCGCCACATCGGGGGTGAGCCCCGCATAGCCATGGACGATGTCGAAGAACTTTTCTGCACCCAGATCCGCTGCGAAGCCGCCCTCGGTGACGACGTAATCAGCCAGCTTTAACGCAGTCTTGGTCGCGATGACACTATTGTTCCCGTGCGCGATATTGGCAAAGGGGCCACCGTGGATGAAGGCCGGTTGTCCTTCTAGGGTCTGGACCAGGTTGGGCTTAATGGCATCCTTAAGTAAGGTGGCCATGGCCCCTACACACTTCAGATCCCGGGCATAGACGGGGGTGTCCTCATAGGTGAAGCCCACCAGGATGTTCCCGAGGCGTCTTTTCAAGTCTTCCAGATCCGAGGTCAAACAGAGGATCGCCATGATCTCCGAGGCCACTGTAATGTCGAAGCGTCCAGGCATGACCACACCATCCTTGGGTCCGCCCAGGCCCACCACAATATTCCTCAATTGCCGGTCGTTCATGTCCATGACCCGGGGCCACAGGACACTTTTGGGATTGATCCCCAATTCATTGCCTTGGAAGATGTGGTTTTCCAACACAGCGGCCAAGAGATTGTGGGCGGTGCCGATGGCGTGGATGTCCCCAGTGAAGTGCAGATTGATGTCCTCCATGGGTACCACTTGGCTGTATCCGCCGCCCGCGGCGCCCCCCTTGATCCCGAAGGTGGGTCCTAAAGAGGGTTCCCGCAGACAAACGGCCACCCTTTTACCCAATTTTCCGAGGGCTTGGGTGAGACCGATGGCGGTGCAGGTCTTCCCTTCTCCCGCCGGGGTGGCGGTGATCGCGGTGGTATAGATCAATTTCCCGTTGGGCCGATCCGCTAGCCTTCGGTAAAGATCCAAACTCACCTTGGCTTTGTAATGTCCGTAGGGTTCCAGGTCTTCGGGCGCGATGTCCAGTTTAGCTGCCACTTCTTGGATGGGCAGTAGTTTAGCCCGTTGGGCAATTTCAATATCGGTTAGCATGCGACTTCCTCCTTATGCTGCCAGTTTTGTGCTTCCCCCATTTATTGCCTGTGCCATTGAAGGATTATTTCGGTAAGGGCCGCGGGGAATCCTTCCCCCGGGATCTGTATACCTGGCAATTAGGGATTACCCTGAATAAAAGAAAAGATACGTCTGATAACAGAATAGCCGGAAATCCGATCCCGATGCACCGGAGGGGGTTGGGGATCCTACTGGTCGTAAAAAGAAGATACTGGGGAGAAAGAAAAATGCCAACTATCGTGGCAGAGCGCGGGACCGTGTTCTGGGAACTTTGGGGTGTCGGGGTCATCCGTCAGAAGTTGAACCAGATCTGGGCGGAACATCGTCAGTCTTCGCCCCAAATTGCGGTCATCTGTGACTTCGAGTCGACCTTCCCCCAGGCGGATTGGGCTACTGCACGGGGTACCGTCTGTATTGTGGAACTGGTAGGAGACCGGCCCGCGAGGGTGAAGACCCAAGCGGAAGTGGAGTGTAAACTTCTGCAGGAGGGAGAGCGAATCGAGAGCCTGTTTTTGGGACTTTGTTTGATGTGGTACCGGTTTCCCTCAGGGAGGTGGCCGAAGTCATCGAGATGGGAATCCTAGTCCCAGGCTTTGCGCCACTGGCCCGTAAGGGAAGTAAACCGTAGGACGGATAGCGCAGGCGACGAGAATTTTTAGGAAGGCTTTACCGGATTTGTCTGCGGGCAAGGATTAATGGAATCCTTTGCCGAATAATATTGTTACAAGAGAATAGGCACCGGCGGTCGCAGACAGTCGGGAGTGAGGGAAGATGCGGGAAGGTCAGGGTTACAAGGATCCGAAGAAAGCCGCCTTGTTATCTGCGATCTGCGCTGGAGTGGGGCAGATTTATAACGGTGAGGTCTCCAAAGGCATTGGGTTAATCATCCTGTATGCGCTTTCCTGGTGGGGGACTAGTTTCACCGTAGGTTGGATTACCACCCCGATCCTCTGGCTGTTTGGTATTATCGACGCGTATAATACAGCCGGAGGAATCAATGCCGCCATTGAATCTGCCATGAAACGCAGGCAATTGGAAGAACAGGACGCCGACACCGTCCTGGACAGGAAGGCAAAATATCTCTAGATAAACTGTGCCGACGGTGCCGGAGATGCGCGGTCCAAGGGGCCCGGAGTTTTTTGGGAGGTAACATAGTGCAAGAGCTTTATCCCCAGCCCATCTATCGCTGGGAACGGGGCAGGACTGAAGACGAGCCCCCAGAGGTAAGTATTGTGATTCCTACATATAACCGACGCCATACTCTGGAGTTGGTCCTGAAGTCGTTGAAGGATCAAGTCACCGTGGTCCCCTTTGAGGTGATCATCGTAGATGACGGTTCAGTGGATGGGACTACGCGACTGGTGAAGCGGTTTCCCGTCAATTACCCGGTGGTCCTTCTACGGGTCCAGCGGGATCGTATCAATTTCCCAAGGAACCCGGGTCCCTTGCGCAATCTCGGTGTCATGGAAAGCCGTGCACCTTTGGTGATCTTTTTGGATAGCGACATGGTTTGTTCCCCTGAGTTTGTACAAGCCCATTATCTGGCCCATGATCGGGACAAACTGGTGGTCACCGGTGTGTTCATCCATACGTATAAACACACCTATCCCGTGGAGGAGAATCGAAAACTGCTAGATTTTTCTCGCGCCTTTCTGGCCACCGGCAATGCTTCGGTGAAGCGGGAGTGGTTGTTGGCGGCAGGGCTTTTCGATCCCCGGTTTAGGGAATACGGATGGGAGGACTTGGAGCTGGGAGCACGGCTGCGTCAGTTGGGTCTGGATGGCAAGAAGGAGCCCCGCGCGGTGACCTACCACTTATCTGCGGAGTTAACACCCGATACCCTGCCCGGGCGCCTCAAGAAAGAACAGGCCCGGGCCCGGATGGCTATACTCTACCACCAGAAACACCCTACTTTGCGTACGGCTATGGCCACGATGAATATGCCTCTGTGTTTTTGGCTGGCTAAGGTGATCTTCCTGGGCGATTGGCCGCGCCGGCCTGCCACCCAGAAGCTGATCAACTGGTCCCACCGACGGAAAATTAAATGGTTACGGAACCTACTTTGTGAGCTTACCGCGGTCCATACCTACCTGAAGGAATTGCGCACTCTTTCCCAAGCCCAGTAATGTATAATCTATATTGTTTCTGTCGACAATGGGAAGGGGAGGGATTGCCATGGGAAACCTAAGACCATTCCATCTGTATACTTGCTGTGGTTTGTTGAGTCTGCTGATGTTGGCCCTTTTGGTTGCAGTCAGTAGAGGGTTGCTGCACCCACTGGTCCTGGCCCTACCTTTGTTTGCCTTCTTGAGTATTATTGGTTATCTGGCCTCAGCCCTGCAGAGATTGCTCCCCTTGGTGGAACAGGATCCTCTGACGGGGATCGGGAACCGGCGGCGTTTAGAGGCGGTGATGGAACGCTCTCGGGAACAACGATGCTTCGTGAGCCTGATCCTTTTGGATCTGGACAACTTCAAAGCCTGCAATGATGTCAACGGACATCAACATGGGGATACCATGCTGCAGGAGGTCGCGGCCATTATCCAGGAAGCCAGTGGCGCCCAGGGGATCGCGGCCCGTATCGGCGGTGATGAATTTGCCGTTTTGCTCCCCAATACCAATTTCCAAAGGGCCTATGGGGTCGCGGAGCGTATCCGGCGGGGAATCGAGGAGCAAAGTGGTGCCAAGGGCCCGAAGCTTACCGCCAGCATCGGTGTGGCAGGGCTCCAGGCGGCGGGAGACAATTGGTATACCCAGCTATATGAGCGGGCGGATCGGGCCCTGTACCAAGCAAAACTGCAGAAGAACCGGGTGGCCATTTATCCTCCCGGCGGCTGGGGCTTTGGGGAGGTGGCCGCTGGCCAAGCTAGCCCCTGATGTCGTCTATATCGAAGATGGCGGAGAAGTCGTATCCCTTGTCTAAAAGTAGCTGATCGCCGCCTTGTTTGCGGTTGACGACCACGAGCACCTTGGCCACCGTGCAGTCGGCCTGTTCCGCGGCCTCAATGGCCTTCAGGATGGAGCCGCCCTTGGTGAGGACATCGTCCACGATCAGGACCCGATCTCCTGGGGTCAGGGGTCCTTCGATCAACGAACCGGTCCCATGGCCCTTGGGCTCTTTGCGTACGATGAACCCTTTCAGGGGGGTGGGTGTCTCATAGGACAGGGCAGTGACCGCGCCGATGATGGGATCCGCCCCTAGAGTCAAGCCGCCTACGGCATCCAGATTCAGGTCCTTCACCATTTCCAGCATGATTTTCCCAATCAACCAGCCTGCCGGGGAAAGGGTGATCTTCCGGCAATCGATGTAGTAGTTGCTGATGGCCCCGGAAGCCAGGCGAAACTCTCCTTCTTGATAGGCCTTTGTCCTAATCTCTTCCAGCAGTTCCTTGCGCCATTGTTCTTGAACCATGTTGATCTTTCCTTTTCTTTTGATCTGCCCGAAAAACACAGCCGGGCGCCCTTAAGTACGACCAAATTATAACACGTGGCTTAGTCCGCAGCAAAGCAGGCGACCCATCTGTAGGATGAACCGATGCGAGGGAAGCACAGGAGGGCAATACCAAGCTGCGCAAAGGAAAAGGAGGGCCTGTGGCGAAGGGATAGAGTACTTAGCGGTGTTTCCAGGAGTGATCCTCGGGGCCGAAACGAAGGAGGAATTCCATTGCGGCTTGGAGCCCATTTGTCCATTGCGAAGGGTTTAGATCATGCTGTAAAGATGGCGGTGGAAATTCAGGCGAACACCTTTCAGTTTTTCACCCGGAATCCCCGGGGCGGTGCTGCCCGGGCCATTGCCGACGATGAAATTGTCCGCTTCCGGGAGGATCGGGCGAAGTATGATCAATGGGAGATTGTGGGACATTTTCCCTATACAGTAAATCTGGCAACCCCGAAGGAGGACCTGTGGGACTTTGCCTGCCGGGTGCTCTATGAGGATCTGCGACGTTTTTCTCCGGCGGAGGTGGAATACCTGGTCACCCATCCAGGGGCCCATCTGGGCAAGGGAGAGGCCGCGGGGATCAAACGCTTGGCCTCGGCTATTGATCAAGCCTTTGAAGGCTTTGGCGGCAAGACGATGTTGCTTCTAGAGACCATGGCGGGACGGGGAACGGAGATCGGCACCCTCGCCCACCTACGGGCGGTGCTGGATCTGGTGAAGCATCCTGAGATGGTGGGAGTCTGCCTCGATTCCTGCCACTTGTTTGCGGCCGGTTACGATCTGCGCACCCCCCAGGGGGTAGCTATCCTGGTGGAGGATATAGAAAAGACTGTGGGTTTTGCCAAGGTGAAGATGCTCCACGTCAACGACGCGGCGGTTACCTTGGGCAGCAAGAAGGATCGGCACGCGAACCTCGGCGAAGGGGAGCTGGGGCTGGAGACCTTCGCCAATTTGATGCAGGTTCCCGAAATTGCTCGTCTGCCTTGGGTGTTGGAGACTCCCCAGGATGATTACCGGGATTACGCCAAGGAGATTGCCCTGCTTAGGGAATTGTGGGCACAACAAACAAACACAGATTAGGGAAATTTAATGAAGGAAGCGGTCAATTACTGGGTAAATATAGAACAGGAGAAGAAAAGGACGAGCCGATGGTGATGACAAATCTCGTACCTTGACAACCACATAGTGATTCCAAGGCGACGGGTTTTTGGAAGGCAAAGGGTCAGTTGTCCGAGGACAAGGTACAGATCCGGTGCATCAGTTTATGTGCGATGCCTCGGCATTACCTGTGGATTTGCGGTCCGGTGGTGCTTTCAGCAGTATCCCGGGACCAAAGGCGCTGTTCCGCAAGTCACCCGATTGGGGTGGTCGGCCCATGGGTCTGGCGCGGGCACCAGGGCCCTGGGCCGGGCATATATTACTAGAGGCTGGGCAAACATCAGCATCTCACCAGGTCATTACCGCGGCCAGGAAGGTCTAATTTCGGGGTTCCTTCTTAGTGAAAGGCAGGGGCCCTTGGAAAGCCCGGTCTTTTCAACCTCACCGTTAACAATTGACCCCGCTTGTCTAGACGCCGGTCCTAGGGGCATCTAAGTTGACGCCTTTGGTGGGAAAAAGAAAGCAAGTGGCATCCTCTGGAGACCTATCCCAAGTATCGCCCAGGGCCGGGGTTCCAATTTACCTGCCGATTTTGTTTTCCCAGGAGAGCCCCTAATTTTGCGAGAAAGCTGGACCATTACCCGGGGAGTTTCTACGTGGTTGTCAAGGTTTTTGGCGTAGTGCCTGCACAGTGGGTCGACAACATTTTTTGGCGAGGAGGTGGGTCTGATGCCGGAGAATGTGAACTGGGGGATCATCGGTGGACAAATCAGTCTGGGGGTTCTGTTGGGACTGGCCGTCGGCTACCTAGCGAAAAAAACGTTAAAGGTTCTCTTGCTTTTGATTGGGGTCTTGGTTTTGGTTGGAGTGACCTTGGAACGGTTGGATGTGATCACGATTCATTGGGCCACCATCGAAGCATCGTATAACACGTTCCTGGAAACCTCAGGCGGGCTTGGCGCGTTACTGCAAAGCTGGGCCGCTAATTTCGGTGGTTTTATCCCGGTGGCTGGCAGCTTTGTGGTAGGATTCTTTATTGGCCTGAAATTGGGCTAGGCGGGGCAGGAATTTCTCCGCCTCCGTCGAATTAGTATGGATGGGTATAACTTTCATTTGCTGACTGACTAGTCGGTCTAGCTTGGGGGTGGAGATTCCCTTGTCAGTGTTGTTGCGTTTGCTAAGGTACCTGAAACCCATGTGGTTTTACGTGCTCATCGTGTTGGTGTGCATGCTGGGATCTGCCGCATTGGGACTGTGGGTACCCCGTCTGACCGGACAGATTGTTGACCTAATCTCCGACGGTTCCGGTAGCGAAGGGGTGCTCCTGAAGGGTATCATGCTCATCTTAGGTGTTAGTGTGGTCAATGCCCTCCTGGTCTTCGCGGAAAGTGCCATGTCGGGACGGCTCGGCCAGCGGGTGATTTACCAACTGCGGAACGATATGTATTCCCACATGGTGAACCTGCCCTTCTCTTTCTATGATCAGGCCCAGACCGGACAGCTGATGTCCCGGGTTACTGCCGACGTGGAAACCCTGCGGCGCTTTTTGGGTCTTGGTTTTACAAGGTTGATCAACAACGTGTTTGTATTCGTTACAGTGCTTGTGATGCTTTTAACGATGCATTGGCGGCTTACACTGCTGGTGTTGCTGACCATTCCCCTGTTGCTATGGACAGTCTTGCACTACGGTAAGGTCATCCGGCCCCAGTTCCAACGGATCCAGGAACAGCTAGCCCAGATGAATACGGTACTGCAGGAGAATATCACAGGGATTCGGGTAGTGAAGGCCTTCGGCCGTGAGAAAGAAGAAGTTCAGAAGTTCGAAAAGGAAAACCAGGGGATCTTGGAACGTAACCTGGAGATGACTAGGGTTTCCGCCTTCTATGTCCCCCTGATGAACACCCTGACTGCCTTGGGAACCGCGGTGCTGATCTGGTATGGCGGTTGGCAGATCATGCAGGGCACACTCACCGTAGGAGACCTTGTGGCCTTCAACTCCCTTTTGATGCGGTTAATCATGCCGGTGCGGATGCTGGGCTGGCAGTGGAACATGTTGCAACGTTCGGTGGCCGCCGGCACCCGTATCTTTGAGATCCTGGATACCACCTCTGACATCACCGAGGCGCCCGATGCCAAGCCTTTGAAGAATCCCAAGGGTGCCATTGAGTTTGAAGATGTGTGGTTCAGCTATCGGGATAATGTACCGGTGCTGCGTGGCTTCAATCTAAAGGTGGAACCGGGGCAGACGGTGGCTTTGTTGGGTGGTACGGGCTCGGGGAAATCCACGGTGATAAACCTTATTCCGCGTTTTTACGATCCTGACCGGGGTGTGGTCCGGTTCGACGGCACTGACCTCCGGGAACTGAAGATCGCGGATCTGCGCCAGAACATTGGGATGGTGATGCAGGAGACCTTCCTGTTTTCTACCACTATTCGGGAAAACATCGCCTTCGGACGGCCCGATGCAACCCAGGCGGAGATCGAGCAGGCGGCTAAGGCTGCCCAGATTCACGACTTCATTGTCTCCCTGCCCCAGGGCTATGATACCCTGGTAGGAGAACGGGGCCTGAATCTCTCTGGAGGCCAGAAACAGCGCATCTCCATTGCTCGGGCCCTTTTGATGGATCCGGCGGTTCTGATCCTAGATGACTCTTTGTCCAGTGTGGACACGGAGACCGAATATCTGATTCAACAGGCCCTGGATACCCTCATCGCCGGGCGCACCACCTTTGTTATTGCCCAGCGGCTTTCCACGGTGAAGAATGCGGACATCATCGTGGTGCTAGACAAGGGCGTGGTGGTCCAACAGGGAACCCATGAGGAGCTGATCAAACAGCCTGGTCTTTACCAGGAGATTTATCGCCGGCAGTTTGGTGCCGTGGAAGAAGAGGAGGGGGGACTAGGTTATGCGGGGGATGCCTAGACAAGCTCATTTGGATGATGAAAAGCGCCCCTTGGACCCCCAGATGTTCAAACGGTTATTCCGTTATGTTTTGCCTTACAAGCATCTGCTAATTGGGGCGACGATCATGATGTTCGCTGGGGTGGGGATTAGCCTTGTGCAACCGCTTCTTTTGCGACACGCCATCGACGAGAATATCCACAATGGTGATATGTTGGGATTGACTAAGACGGCCCTATTGTATCTGGGCACCTTCCTGGCGGCCTGGGTGGCTTCTTACTGCCAGTCGGTGTGGATGGCCCTGTCGGGCCAAAGGTCCCTGGCGGACCTCAGGCGGGATCTGTTTTCCCACCTGCAGAGGCTTTCCCTGTCTTTCTTTACCAAACGGAAGGCCGGGGAGATCATGTCCCGGGTCGTCAACGATGTGGATACCCTCAGCGAACTGTTGAGTTCGGGGATCATTACGGTGATCAGTGATCTAGTTACCCTGGTGTTCATCGCCGCCATCATGTTTGAGATGCATCCCACCTTGGCCTTGGTCACCTTTAGTATCTTGCCTGTCATGTTTGTGGTGACCATTGGCTTTCGGGGGCGCATGCTCCAGGCCCACCGCCAGGTGCGGGGGAAAGTGGCGGAGATCAACGCGAATTTGCAAGAATCCATCTCCGGGGTTAAGGTCACCCAGGCCTTTAACCGGGAGAAACGCAGTATTCAGCGTTTTGAGGAGACCAACCAGGAAAACATGGAGGCTAACGTGCGGGCCTTAGACCTGTTTGCGGTGTTCATGCCGATTTTGGAGCTCATTGGTGTGGTGGGTATTGCCCTGGCCCTTTGGTATGGTGGAACCCAAGTGATGCAGGGAACCTTGACCGTGGGGACCCTAGCGGCCTTTATCTCTTACATCCAGCGGTTCTTCGGTCCTGTGCGGAACATCAGCCAGATTTATACCCAGCTACAATCCGCGGGGGCCGCGGTGGAGCGGGTCTTTGGGATCATGGATGTGGAGCCGGAGATCAAGGATAGCCCCAAACCGGTGGCCATCGATGGATTCAAGGATAAGATTGTCTACGAGAATGTCTCCTTTGCCTACAATCCCGATGAGCCGGTCTTGAAGAACATCAATCTCACCATCAATAAGGGGGAGACCATCGCCCTGGTGGGGCCCACTGGTGCTGGGAAGACCACTATGATCAATCTCCTGTGTCGTTTTTACGACCCTACCTCCGGTCGGATCACCGTGGACGGTCGGGATTTGAGGGAGATCGAACAGGCTTCCTGGCGGAAGCTAGTGAGCATTGTATTGCAGGATACCTTCCTGTTTTCTGCCACCATTAAGGAGAATATCCGTTTCGGAAAGCCCGATGCTACCGATGAGGAAATCCGCTGGGCTGCGGAACAGGTGGCCGCCTTGCCTTTTATAAATGAGCTGGAACATGGCTTTGATACCATGCTCACAGAACGTGGCTCCAACCTGTCCGTGGGGCAAAGGCAGCTGTTGTCCCTTGCCCGGGCCTTGATCGGCCAGCCGGAGATTCTGATTCTAGACGAGGCCACCTCCAGTGTAGATCTGCACACGGAAGGGTTAATTCAACAGGCCTTGGAGGTGCTTTTGAAGGACCGCACTGCGGTGATTATCGCACACCGGCTTTCCACCATTGAAAATGCGGACCGGATTGTAGTGATCCAAGACGGTGAGATCGCGGAAATTGGCAATCACCGGGAGCTTTTGGAGAAGGGCGGCCTGTACTACCAGCTGCATCAAAAACAGTTCGGGGCCGTGATGAAGGCTGAGGGGGTCTAAGTGCGTAGCAAGAAGGAAGAGATTCTGGAAGCGGCCTTTGTGATCTTTAGTGCCAAGGGTTATCACCGGGCGACGGTGGATGAAATCGTGGCCCTGGCCAACACCGGTAAAGGTACTGTTTACAATTACTTCTCCTCCAAGGAAGGTCTGTTCCATGCGGTGATCGAGCACCAGCAGGACAAGTTATGCCAGCGGCTAGAAAGCTTGCTGGGCAAGGAGCAATCCCTGTCCGAGGCGGTCCACAGCTTCATCGCGATCTATTTAGAGTTTCTGGCCGACAACTCTCCCCTTTGGCGGACTATGGTGGGAGACCCTGGGGCGGGCAATGAGCGGGCGCGGCGCAGGGAGCTGGTCCGGCGCCGGTTCCAGAGGATCGCCAATGTAGCGGAGGAAATCCTAAAACGGGCCCAAAACCGGGGGGAGATGCGTTTTCCCGATTTGGATCTGGCCAGCCGCATCCTGGTGAATATAATCCACGCTTCGACCCTCCATGGGGAATTCACTGTGCCCTTGGAGGAGTTGGCGGAGAAACTGACGCGGTTGTATCTGTACGGTGTGACTAACGAGTAGGAACAATGGGTACCCCCCCTTTAGAGGGCATCTACCTGACCCTTGGGGAGACTTACGGTGACGGTGGTTCCCTTTCCGGGGGTGCTCATCAGATCTGGATGCTAGATAGGACGAGTTTCTGGAGAAAAAGGGCGGTGTCTCTAAAGCGCTATACCATTCCGGGTAAGACAATGTCAGAAGGATGTAAAGACTGAGGTTTAGGCTAACAGGCCTGTTCCTGTAGCGACAGGCCTGTTAGCGAAGGATTAGCGGCAGTGGACCCGGCCGTAGAGGCGATAGTTGTCTTCCAGCAAGCTTTGGGCTAAGTTCACCGGGAAGTCCAGGAGTTGGATGCCCCGGGCCACCGAGTGCTCATAAATG from the Bacillota bacterium genome contains:
- the pyrE gene encoding orotate phosphoribosyltransferase; this encodes MVQEQWRKELLEEIRTKAYQEGEFRLASGAISNYYIDCRKITLSPAGWLIGKIMLEMVKDLNLDAVGGLTLGADPIIGAVTALSYETPTPLKGFIVRKEPKGHGTGSLIEGPLTPGDRVLIVDDVLTKGGSILKAIEAAEQADCTVAKVLVVVNRKQGGDQLLLDKGYDFSAIFDIDDIRG
- a CDS encoding ABC transporter ATP-binding protein, whose amino-acid sequence is MPRQAHLDDEKRPLDPQMFKRLFRYVLPYKHLLIGATIMMFAGVGISLVQPLLLRHAIDENIHNGDMLGLTKTALLYLGTFLAAWVASYCQSVWMALSGQRSLADLRRDLFSHLQRLSLSFFTKRKAGEIMSRVVNDVDTLSELLSSGIITVISDLVTLVFIAAIMFEMHPTLALVTFSILPVMFVVTIGFRGRMLQAHRQVRGKVAEINANLQESISGVKVTQAFNREKRSIQRFEETNQENMEANVRALDLFAVFMPILELIGVVGIALALWYGGTQVMQGTLTVGTLAAFISYIQRFFGPVRNISQIYTQLQSAGAAVERVFGIMDVEPEIKDSPKPVAIDGFKDKIVYENVSFAYNPDEPVLKNINLTINKGETIALVGPTGAGKTTMINLLCRFYDPTSGRITVDGRDLREIEQASWRKLVSIVLQDTFLFSATIKENIRFGKPDATDEEIRWAAEQVAALPFINELEHGFDTMLTERGSNLSVGQRQLLSLARALIGQPEILILDEATSSVDLHTEGLIQQALEVLLKDRTAVIIAHRLSTIENADRIVVIQDGEIAEIGNHRELLEKGGLYYQLHQKQFGAVMKAEGV
- a CDS encoding GGDEF domain-containing protein, yielding MGNLRPFHLYTCCGLLSLLMLALLVAVSRGLLHPLVLALPLFAFLSIIGYLASALQRLLPLVEQDPLTGIGNRRRLEAVMERSREQRCFVSLILLDLDNFKACNDVNGHQHGDTMLQEVAAIIQEASGAQGIAARIGGDEFAVLLPNTNFQRAYGVAERIRRGIEEQSGAKGPKLTASIGVAGLQAAGDNWYTQLYERADRALYQAKLQKNRVAIYPPGGWGFGEVAAGQASP
- a CDS encoding glycosyltransferase — protein: MQELYPQPIYRWERGRTEDEPPEVSIVIPTYNRRHTLELVLKSLKDQVTVVPFEVIIVDDGSVDGTTRLVKRFPVNYPVVLLRVQRDRINFPRNPGPLRNLGVMESRAPLVIFLDSDMVCSPEFVQAHYLAHDRDKLVVTGVFIHTYKHTYPVEENRKLLDFSRAFLATGNASVKREWLLAAGLFDPRFREYGWEDLELGARLRQLGLDGKKEPRAVTYHLSAELTPDTLPGRLKKEQARARMAILYHQKHPTLRTAMATMNMPLCFWLAKVIFLGDWPRRPATQKLINWSHRRKIKWLRNLLCELTAVHTYLKELRTLSQAQ
- the ndk gene encoding nucleoside-diphosphate kinase, coding for MSNQERTLIFIKPEAVTRGLVGEILSRFERRGIVIEHLQMVQITEEQARAHYAHHQDKPFFPELLRAVTKGPVVFAILRGPRVVSVVRTMVGATNPAEALPGTIRGDFGLDVSDNVIHASDSPENAQAEIARFFPHLA
- a CDS encoding TetR/AcrR family transcriptional regulator, which codes for MRSKKEEILEAAFVIFSAKGYHRATVDEIVALANTGKGTVYNYFSSKEGLFHAVIEHQQDKLCQRLESLLGKEQSLSEAVHSFIAIYLEFLADNSPLWRTMVGDPGAGNERARRRELVRRRFQRIANVAEEILKRAQNRGEMRFPDLDLASRILVNIIHASTLHGEFTVPLEELAEKLTRLYLYGVTNE
- a CDS encoding formate--tetrahydrofolate ligase, translated to MLTDIEIAQRAKLLPIQEVAAKLDIAPEDLEPYGHYKAKVSLDLYRRLADRPNGKLIYTTAITATPAGEGKTCTAIGLTQALGKLGKRVAVCLREPSLGPTFGIKGGAAGGGYSQVVPMEDINLHFTGDIHAIGTAHNLLAAVLENHIFQGNELGINPKSVLWPRVMDMNDRQLRNIVVGLGGPKDGVVMPGRFDITVASEIMAILCLTSDLEDLKRRLGNILVGFTYEDTPVYARDLKCVGAMATLLKDAIKPNLVQTLEGQPAFIHGGPFANIAHGNNSVIATKTALKLADYVVTEGGFAADLGAEKFFDIVHGYAGLTPDVAVLVASVRALNMHGGVPHHAAAETNLNALEVGLANLDKHIENLTKFGLPVVVALNQFPTDTPEELELVMDYCHSRNVRVACSQVVAKGGAGGIELAEAVLDALEYETPHFRPLYSWDLPIKTKMEIIAKEIYGAGEVVYTDQAEAAVRRFTELGYDKLPLCVAKTQHSLSDNPALKGAPKNFTLTVREIRASLGAGFLVPITGQVLTMPGLPKEPAATKVDIFADGTITGLF
- a CDS encoding ABC transporter ATP-binding protein, coding for MSVLLRLLRYLKPMWFYVLIVLVCMLGSAALGLWVPRLTGQIVDLISDGSGSEGVLLKGIMLILGVSVVNALLVFAESAMSGRLGQRVIYQLRNDMYSHMVNLPFSFYDQAQTGQLMSRVTADVETLRRFLGLGFTRLINNVFVFVTVLVMLLTMHWRLTLLVLLTIPLLLWTVLHYGKVIRPQFQRIQEQLAQMNTVLQENITGIRVVKAFGREKEEVQKFEKENQGILERNLEMTRVSAFYVPLMNTLTALGTAVLIWYGGWQIMQGTLTVGDLVAFNSLLMRLIMPVRMLGWQWNMLQRSVAAGTRIFEILDTTSDITEAPDAKPLKNPKGAIEFEDVWFSYRDNVPVLRGFNLKVEPGQTVALLGGTGSGKSTVINLIPRFYDPDRGVVRFDGTDLRELKIADLRQNIGMVMQETFLFSTTIRENIAFGRPDATQAEIEQAAKAAQIHDFIVSLPQGYDTLVGERGLNLSGGQKQRISIARALLMDPAVLILDDSLSSVDTETEYLIQQALDTLIAGRTTFVIAQRLSTVKNADIIVVLDKGVVVQQGTHEELIKQPGLYQEIYRRQFGAVEEEEGGLGYAGDA
- a CDS encoding deoxyribonuclease IV — protein: MRLGAHLSIAKGLDHAVKMAVEIQANTFQFFTRNPRGGAARAIADDEIVRFREDRAKYDQWEIVGHFPYTVNLATPKEDLWDFACRVLYEDLRRFSPAEVEYLVTHPGAHLGKGEAAGIKRLASAIDQAFEGFGGKTMLLLETMAGRGTEIGTLAHLRAVLDLVKHPEMVGVCLDSCHLFAAGYDLRTPQGVAILVEDIEKTVGFAKVKMLHVNDAAVTLGSKKDRHANLGEGELGLETFANLMQVPEIARLPWVLETPQDDYRDYAKEIALLRELWAQQTNTD